One window of the Bacteroidota bacterium genome contains the following:
- a CDS encoding DUF1566 domain-containing protein, producing MKKLIFILHFSFFIFYFSFGQQGAIQLPVTGQTTSYYPGDDGDLQMGVQWPTQRFTDHGNGTCTDTLTGLIWLTDGNLMASRDPDFDQDYNAGDGSVNWTTALDYVARLNQDHYLGYNNWRLPNIQELMSLLDLGVPDTALSLNHPFHNIQQSYWSSTTGYDKGIAFVINMFEWEINSVPDGWPGQVHWYRKELDLNYYADKRKVYVLPVRGELGNGLIKLPRTHQEKSYYPGDDLDLSFGIPWPTPRFIDHNDSTVTDRLTGLMWTQNANPFGLFGFGWEDGITWGQALGYIDSLNNLYYSGHNDWRLPNRNEMLSLRDFGGEYLYSHLPQNHPFTHPHSSYWTSTTSASSSDRTHDVCITLTDVTHELDKEPAKFRRVWPVRDDNSPLTPGSIQGNIMQQGEPLKDAILQLSGPINANVHTNENGDYAFSHLPPGNYTLIPEKPYYTFDPPSINLTISDQSEIRNFTASLTATHGWRNLRNNLPESGGIRDMHFIGQKGWLAGGADKMYYTPDGGETFEIQYLPEKAGITTSICMKNIMEGYVVTANGVILKTINGGSEWNIIHEPGGVLNAITFPPASDTGYTCGSNGTIWAFDDNTITNISPAGVSDDLLSVSFPESNGDGKVCGHTTIRRFFNSTWNNLQFYDSSRDYFSIFFINDLEGWAAGSEGFIIHTTDGTSWLLQTTNITHSLFDIFFLNLSEGWTVGYDHILKTTNGGEEWLLDASGFTEGMSLTTVYFVSPDEGYVGGNDVFLKYGSLTGIEDDEQGSVFQNSWDVVIYPNPTTSQFKIQSPKFKVPLNVIKVEIVDIYGKVVLEEKKGRGEEDTSLDVSKLPAGVYFVRIMTKNKMIVKKVIKQ from the coding sequence ATGAAAAAACTCATCTTCATTTTGCATTTTTCATTTTTTATTTTTTATTTTTCATTTGGACAACAGGGCGCCATCCAGCTCCCTGTCACCGGCCAGACAACAAGCTATTATCCCGGAGACGATGGCGACCTGCAGATGGGTGTTCAGTGGCCAACACAGCGGTTTACAGATCATGGCAATGGAACATGCACGGACACCTTGACAGGTCTGATTTGGCTGACTGATGGCAATCTCATGGCTTCGCGTGATCCTGACTTCGACCAGGATTACAATGCCGGGGACGGATCAGTAAATTGGACAACGGCACTGGATTATGTCGCCAGATTAAACCAGGATCATTATCTTGGGTATAACAATTGGCGGTTGCCGAACATACAGGAATTAATGTCGCTGCTTGACCTCGGCGTGCCTGACACGGCACTTTCACTCAATCATCCTTTCCATAACATTCAACAATCCTATTGGAGTTCAACAACAGGATACGACAAGGGTATCGCCTTTGTTATAAATATGTTTGAATGGGAAATCAATTCCGTTCCGGATGGCTGGCCCGGACAGGTGCACTGGTACAGAAAGGAACTTGATTTGAATTATTATGCCGACAAAAGAAAAGTTTACGTTCTGCCGGTGAGAGGCGAGCTGGGAAACGGCTTGATTAAGCTTCCCCGAACCCACCAGGAAAAAAGTTATTACCCGGGAGATGACTTAGACCTTTCCTTCGGCATACCCTGGCCAACGCCAAGGTTTATTGACCATAACGACAGCACGGTTACCGATCGCCTGACCGGGCTCATGTGGACTCAAAATGCCAACCCTTTTGGATTGTTCGGCTTCGGTTGGGAAGATGGAATAACTTGGGGCCAGGCATTAGGGTATATTGACTCACTTAATAATTTATATTATTCAGGCCATAACGACTGGCGCCTGCCCAACCGAAATGAGATGCTTTCATTAAGGGATTTTGGAGGAGAATATTTATATTCTCATTTACCTCAGAACCATCCATTTACTCACCCGCACTCTTCATACTGGACATCCACTACCTCGGCCAGTTCTTCAGATAGGACACATGATGTATGTATTACCCTGACAGATGTTACACACGAACTGGATAAGGAACCTGCAAAATTCAGGCGGGTGTGGCCTGTAAGAGATGATAACTCACCCCTGACACCCGGATCTATTCAGGGAAATATCATGCAACAGGGCGAACCATTAAAGGATGCTATACTTCAACTATCAGGGCCAATAAATGCAAACGTGCACACCAACGAAAACGGCGACTATGCTTTCAGCCATTTACCTCCTGGAAATTATACACTTATACCTGAAAAGCCTTATTATACCTTCGACCCGCCATCAATTAACCTGACAATTTCCGATCAATCGGAAATCAGAAACTTTACAGCATCACTCACTGCTACACATGGCTGGCGAAATCTACGGAACAACTTGCCCGAATCAGGCGGAATAAGAGATATGCATTTTATCGGCCAGAAGGGTTGGCTGGCAGGAGGCGCAGATAAAATGTACTATACGCCCGACGGTGGAGAAACATTCGAAATACAGTATTTGCCGGAAAAAGCTGGAATAACAACTTCCATATGCATGAAAAACATTATGGAAGGATATGTGGTAACAGCAAACGGAGTCATACTGAAAACTATCAATGGTGGTAGTGAATGGAATATTATCCACGAACCCGGAGGGGTACTCAACGCAATCACCTTTCCGCCAGCTTCAGATACAGGATATACTTGTGGCAGTAACGGAACAATATGGGCGTTTGATGATAATACGATAACAAATATATCACCGGCAGGCGTATCAGATGATTTACTTTCTGTATCCTTTCCTGAAAGTAATGGTGATGGAAAGGTATGCGGCCATACGACCATTAGAAGATTTTTTAACAGCACATGGAATAACCTTCAGTTCTATGATAGCTCCCGCGATTACTTCTCAATCTTTTTCATCAATGACCTGGAAGGATGGGCTGCCGGATCAGAAGGCTTTATTATTCATACCACTGATGGCACCAGCTGGTTATTGCAGACGACAAATATTACACATTCACTTTTTGATATTTTCTTTCTTAATTTATCTGAAGGCTGGACCGTTGGCTACGATCATATCCTAAAGACCACCAACGGCGGGGAAGAATGGTTACTGGATGCTTCGGGATTTACCGAAGGCATGTCATTAACAACCGTGTATTTTGTTTCACCGGATGAGGGATATGTTGGTGGAAATGATGTCTTTCTGAAGTATGGCAGCCTTACAGGCATTGAAGATGACGAACAAGGCTCTGTTTTCCAAAATAGCTGGGATGTTGTTATCTATCCAAACCCTACTACCTCTCAGTTCAAAATTCAAAGTCCAAAGTTCAAAGTTCCACTTAATGTTATTAAAGTTGAAATAGTTGACATCTATGGCAAAGTGGTTTTAGAAGAAAAGAAAGGGAGAGGTGAAGAGGACACGAGTCTGGATGTGAGCAAATTGCCGGCAGGCGTTTATTTCGTCAGAATAATGACTAAAAATAAAATGATTGTGAAAAAAGTCATCAAACAATAA
- a CDS encoding T9SS type A sorting domain-containing protein: MKTTFTFSLFTMALSFSMCLYGQWQQTSAPTETVNALQANDEVVLASTGESNFLVSSDHGETWTPSGTGLPPSSLKDIISVPGTQTFYAWTSDGIYKTENNGSIWTEVTTSIENLNFVYYFNGFLFAGAGYGANQGLNRSSDGGQSWDPITNGLTSNGVDCMAHDNDFLYAGLVGTGPGTEPGVFRSSDNGTNWEFASTGLVQDINGLATLGDRLYAYTYSFVYYSTDQGASWEYTSGLINGIPIIQIIPAGNHLLACQFTGPSKLENNSNIWEQWQEGMSTMYASAFTKDDVFAYCGIGSEGIWRRSLEELTGENELGAGKEKFECVLSPNPVVDIAHCRFDISQFAFCKIEMFDITGRSSGMLFKGKPASDVIQFDLSYLLPGIYFFTVETENQIIARKIVKL, encoded by the coding sequence ATGAAAACAACCTTTACCTTCTCCCTTTTTACAATGGCGTTGAGCTTTTCCATGTGCCTCTATGGCCAATGGCAGCAAACCTCCGCCCCCACTGAAACGGTCAATGCTTTGCAAGCTAATGATGAAGTCGTCCTGGCCTCAACTGGTGAATCCAATTTCCTGGTTTCATCCGACCATGGCGAAACATGGACTCCATCAGGAACAGGATTGCCCCCATCCAGTTTGAAGGATATAATCAGTGTACCCGGTACCCAGACATTCTATGCCTGGACATCTGATGGAATATACAAGACTGAAAATAATGGAAGTATTTGGACTGAAGTAACGACTTCCATTGAAAATCTGAATTTCGTCTATTATTTTAACGGATTTCTCTTTGCCGGTGCAGGATATGGAGCAAACCAGGGACTGAACCGGTCATCCGATGGCGGGCAGTCATGGGATCCGATAACCAATGGACTGACTTCTAACGGAGTGGATTGCATGGCCCATGACAATGACTTCCTTTATGCGGGTCTGGTTGGTACAGGTCCTGGCACCGAACCCGGTGTGTTCAGGTCGTCCGATAACGGAACAAACTGGGAGTTTGCAAGTACCGGGCTTGTGCAGGATATTAACGGGTTGGCAACGCTCGGTGACAGGTTATATGCCTATACATATTCCTTTGTTTATTATTCTACAGATCAGGGCGCAAGCTGGGAGTATACTTCCGGGCTAATAAACGGAATTCCTATAATCCAAATAATTCCAGCCGGAAACCACCTTTTGGCATGTCAGTTCACAGGCCCGTCAAAACTGGAAAACAACAGCAACATATGGGAACAATGGCAGGAAGGTATGAGTACCATGTATGCTTCGGCCTTCACAAAGGATGATGTTTTCGCCTATTGTGGTATAGGATCGGAAGGGATTTGGAGAAGGTCACTGGAGGAACTGACCGGGGAAAATGAATTGGGCGCAGGAAAAGAGAAGTTCGAATGTGTGCTAAGCCCAAACCCGGTTGTGGACATTGCTCATTGTCGATTCGACATTTCTCAATTTGCATTTTGCAAAATCGAAATGTTTGATATAACCGGGAGAAGTTCGGGAATGTTGTTCAAAGGAAAACCTGCTTCGGATGTAATTCAATTTGACCTAAGTTATTTACTGCCGGGGATTTATTTCTTTACGGTAGAAACTGAAAATCAAATAATTGCAAGAAAGATCGTTAAATTATGA
- a CDS encoding T9SS type A sorting domain-containing protein has product MKNIIIAFAFLFALHGLHAQTIYVDITNNTGIEDGTQEHPFNTINEALNIAQNLNTISIAAGTYPEDSLLITRNVHIKGISNSETIIEGLYILSGAVDIMPVTIQDLACKNIVLSDSSILKTSLSILGCKLNTFSNDISIIDSTGCLYLSANTVDDSIHLYVPLCKGIIEIIDCETADHLALYFSSLREGKVSLNGNLVGGDMKISTISKKDTLVVANNDINGNLEISSVASAPDIINDNQIGLNTKLSAVSSSGFQFKNNQIVQGSLSGSFTALDSAEVTGNTLNNGGIYFHCVSTNLVIRQNTIQTDGSRCGIKLQTVAGGTIENNFITLPYIVPSGLPFAEDTNAICGIRIHSVAFRGMRGNKINGGTYGTYLYATASNNFAQNEINNAHYGLYLSSASARIDSNLVELCTGDGMVLDFPEEWDTSAVSLNHNIIRDNGGHGIWVKDAITMGRLNEPGTGYNTVKNNGGYDLYIETPAELIDTIWAQNNEWSHDTESDVGLFDVYDNSDDPSKALVIYSPVLHFGINDIEENEELMLWPNPTLGKLNIKNEELKIDKVELVDLFGKILMVNIPEPATSNLQLDISRISPGIYFLKIITDGQMIVKKVIKS; this is encoded by the coding sequence ATGAAAAATATAATTATTGCTTTTGCTTTCCTGTTCGCATTGCATGGATTGCATGCACAAACCATTTATGTTGATATCACAAACAATACAGGAATTGAGGACGGCACCCAGGAACATCCGTTCAATACCATCAACGAAGCATTGAATATTGCCCAAAACCTGAATACTATCTCCATTGCCGCCGGAACCTATCCCGAAGATTCGCTGCTGATTACCAGAAATGTACATATCAAAGGTATCAGCAATTCCGAGACCATCATAGAAGGTTTATATATCTTATCCGGAGCAGTGGACATCATGCCGGTTACCATCCAGGATCTGGCCTGCAAAAACATCGTGCTCAGCGACAGCAGCATCCTGAAAACTTCGCTGAGCATACTGGGTTGTAAACTAAATACCTTTTCAAACGACATTTCTATTATTGACTCAACAGGATGTCTCTATTTGTCAGCCAATACGGTTGACGACAGCATCCACCTTTATGTTCCGCTTTGCAAAGGCATTATTGAAATCATTGATTGTGAAACAGCAGATCATCTGGCACTCTATTTTTCCAGTTTGCGGGAGGGCAAAGTGTCTTTGAATGGGAATTTGGTCGGAGGTGACATGAAAATTTCAACGATTTCCAAAAAGGATACCCTGGTTGTAGCAAACAACGACATAAATGGCAACCTGGAAATTTCATCTGTCGCTTCAGCCCCTGATATCATTAATGATAACCAAATAGGATTGAACACTAAACTATCCGCTGTTTCGTCCTCCGGATTTCAGTTCAAAAACAATCAGATAGTGCAGGGATCTCTGTCAGGTAGTTTTACTGCACTGGACTCAGCGGAGGTAACCGGCAATACCCTTAACAATGGTGGAATTTACTTCCATTGTGTATCCACTAATCTTGTAATACGTCAAAACACTATCCAAACGGATGGATCCAGATGCGGCATTAAACTACAGACTGTTGCCGGAGGTACTATAGAGAATAACTTCATAACCCTCCCTTACATAGTACCATCAGGACTTCCTTTTGCAGAAGACACAAACGCAATATGCGGTATAAGAATCCATTCGGTGGCATTCAGAGGAATGAGGGGGAATAAAATAAACGGCGGAACCTATGGTACATATCTGTATGCCACAGCTTCAAACAACTTTGCTCAGAATGAGATCAACAACGCACATTATGGGTTGTACCTGTCATCTGCGTCGGCCAGGATAGACAGCAATCTCGTTGAACTGTGCACCGGAGATGGTATGGTACTCGACTTCCCGGAGGAATGGGATACCAGTGCGGTTTCACTGAATCATAATATCATCAGGGACAATGGCGGCCACGGCATTTGGGTTAAGGATGCAATTACAATGGGCAGACTGAATGAACCCGGTACCGGCTATAATACAGTTAAAAACAATGGAGGCTATGACCTGTACATTGAAACACCGGCGGAACTGATCGATACCATCTGGGCACAGAACAACGAATGGTCGCACGATACTGAAAGCGACGTGGGATTGTTTGACGTATATGATAACAGCGATGACCCTTCCAAAGCCCTTGTGATCTACTCCCCCGTTTTGCATTTCGGCATCAATGATATCGAAGAAAATGAGGAGCTTATGTTGTGGCCCAATCCAACCTTAGGGAAATTAAACATTAAAAATGAAGAATTAAAAATTGACAAAGTAGAGTTAGTCGATTTGTTCGGAAAGATACTGATGGTCAACATACCTGAACCTGCAACCAGTAACCTGCAACTTGACATCAGTCGTATTTCTCCAGGAATCTATTTTTTAAAAATAATAACTGATGGCCAAATGATTGTAAAGAAGGTTATAAAATCATAA
- a CDS encoding T9SS type A sorting domain-containing protein, with product MKKITKFLLITTYLIALQMPSIAQDGWTTISSPVTNQLNSVFFINSTTGFISGNSGTLLQTTDGGQTWIEIESNTVEALNDICFVNEECGYICGSSGKLLKTVSGGTSWELISTGTYSIYYSVYFSSLAEGFAVGEYGMIAYTSDGGDSWTFQDNPATFGLYGINYGSPSHMVVGDGGMILHSENSGSTWTQISVGISKRLRSVIPRGSQILIAGNEGITLKSSDGGQNWTAQYLTPSNLNDMSFPNGGNIGWVAGNSGNIWYSNDFGENWIKQTSGTTRDLNGVFFLNASNGWAVGDYGTILHYTGSAAPRTVYVDDDNNSGIEDGSLDHPYNTVAEGLNDAAAGDTVYVFCGNYPETPLTSLNLKAGVTVKGENSSCTIINIPFINTAPYTEHLTAIKNVDIPSATVNILGGGPVFSEFYIGGSRVRHNLLYVTATKGETLNEGNKLTVENCTIEGDIFIEGDDVTYVQINDNTFINAGIRDNSGAPAGLEAHFIENNIFEMVVPSGSCDTIIKATSGSITIRNNTFDITGKATGMHLESGSPTNITGNRITFSDPAPLPKTAGINNKAGSGEVSGNIITGGYYGYISNSQAGIFENNSITKSHTGFLSSGMERVRNNTISDCRGNGIIANGLAGPIEMNTIAENDSAGIVVFAPINLGGGLDDGEGKNILQYNGTHGLVIRYQPASQETLFAKYNLWDHETQSEILGNDILNEGDPNLTLNIEGFITLPTAPVLLAPGNNSQEVGANPVLSWEQTGMTDVYSLQIAEDAGFTSITIDTGNLTQVEFNATLQPETHYYWRVKADNLAGESDWSEVWGFSTTVAGIGEDNIWGSRIFIWPNPVSDIVHCRFDMAHIPHCRVDVYDMGGKSTGLFYESKPDSDAIQLDISSLPSGIYFIRVQIDHQIMVKKVIKK from the coding sequence ATGAAAAAAATTACCAAATTCCTACTTATTACTACTTATTTGATTGCTTTACAGATGCCATCCATCGCCCAGGATGGGTGGACTACAATCAGCAGTCCGGTTACCAACCAGTTGAACAGCGTATTTTTTATCAATTCCACAACAGGATTCATTTCCGGTAATTCCGGAACCTTGCTGCAAACAACCGATGGAGGACAAACATGGATTGAGATTGAAAGCAACACGGTGGAGGCATTGAACGACATTTGTTTTGTGAATGAAGAATGCGGATATATCTGCGGTTCAAGCGGGAAACTGCTAAAAACGGTTTCGGGGGGCACTTCCTGGGAACTCATCAGCACCGGAACATATTCCATTTATTATTCGGTATATTTCTCATCGCTTGCCGAAGGGTTTGCAGTCGGGGAATATGGCATGATAGCCTACACTTCTGATGGCGGGGATTCCTGGACCTTCCAGGATAACCCGGCAACTTTCGGATTATATGGTATAAATTACGGATCACCCTCTCACATGGTCGTTGGAGATGGAGGCATGATCCTGCACTCAGAAAATTCAGGCTCAACATGGACCCAGATCAGTGTTGGCATCTCCAAAAGACTCCGGAGCGTTATCCCAAGAGGCTCGCAGATATTGATCGCAGGGAATGAAGGTATCACCCTTAAGTCCTCCGATGGAGGGCAAAACTGGACCGCACAATACCTTACCCCCTCCAACCTGAATGATATGTCTTTCCCGAATGGTGGAAATATTGGCTGGGTCGCCGGAAACAGTGGTAATATTTGGTATTCCAATGACTTTGGCGAAAACTGGATAAAACAGACTTCAGGGACTACACGTGACCTTAACGGAGTATTCTTTCTGAATGCTTCCAATGGCTGGGCCGTAGGCGATTATGGCACGATCCTTCATTACACAGGATCTGCAGCGCCCAGAACCGTTTACGTTGATGACGACAATAATTCAGGAATTGAAGACGGAAGCCTCGACCACCCCTACAATACTGTCGCCGAAGGTCTGAACGATGCCGCAGCCGGGGATACCGTATATGTCTTTTGCGGAAACTATCCGGAAACACCTTTAACATCCCTTAACCTGAAAGCCGGGGTTACTGTAAAAGGTGAAAATTCTTCCTGTACCATCATCAACATTCCCTTTATCAATACCGCCCCCTATACAGAACACCTCACTGCTATCAAAAATGTAGATATCCCCTCGGCAACAGTGAATATTTTGGGTGGCGGCCCCGTCTTTTCGGAATTCTATATTGGCGGTTCCCGGGTGCGGCATAACCTGTTGTACGTTACCGCTACCAAAGGAGAAACATTAAACGAAGGAAACAAACTGACTGTTGAGAACTGCACTATTGAAGGTGATATTTTCATTGAGGGAGATGATGTGACCTACGTTCAGATTAACGATAACACCTTTATAAATGCAGGTATCCGTGATAACTCAGGAGCCCCGGCCGGCCTGGAAGCCCATTTCATTGAAAACAACATCTTCGAAATGGTTGTTCCATCAGGTTCCTGCGATACGATAATCAAGGCAACTTCAGGCTCCATTACCATCAGGAACAATACCTTCGATATCACAGGCAAAGCAACGGGTATGCACCTCGAAAGCGGATCCCCTACAAATATTACAGGAAACAGGATTACTTTCAGCGATCCTGCACCGCTGCCGAAAACCGCTGGGATCAACAACAAAGCAGGAAGCGGTGAGGTTTCAGGAAACATTATCACCGGAGGGTATTACGGCTATATTAGCAACAGCCAGGCCGGCATTTTCGAAAACAACAGCATTACAAAATCTCACACCGGATTTCTGAGCAGCGGAATGGAGAGAGTCAGGAATAATACTATCTCCGATTGTCGCGGGAACGGAATAATAGCCAACGGACTTGCCGGCCCCATTGAAATGAACACCATTGCTGAAAACGACAGTGCCGGCATCGTGGTATTTGCCCCTATTAACCTGGGAGGAGGCCTTGACGACGGTGAAGGTAAAAACATCCTGCAATACAATGGCACCCATGGATTGGTTATACGGTACCAGCCGGCTTCACAGGAAACACTTTTTGCAAAATATAACCTCTGGGATCACGAGACACAATCCGAAATCCTGGGAAATGACATCCTGAATGAAGGAGACCCGAACCTCACCCTCAACATTGAAGGATTTATCACCCTGCCCACCGCTCCGGTATTGCTCGCTCCCGGGAACAATAGCCAGGAAGTGGGCGCAAATCCGGTTTTAAGCTGGGAGCAGACAGGAATGACGGACGTGTACAGCTTGCAAATCGCTGAAGATGCCGGGTTCACTTCCATAACAATTGATACCGGTAACCTTACCCAGGTGGAATTCAATGCAACCCTTCAACCGGAAACCCATTATTACTGGAGAGTTAAAGCCGACAACCTTGCCGGAGAAAGCGACTGGAGCGAAGTTTGGGGGTTTTCCACCACTGTGGCAGGAATCGGCGAAGACAATATATGGGGAAGCAGGATATTCATCTGGCCCAATCCAGTCTCAGACATTGTCCATTGCCGGTTCGACATGGCCCATATTCCACATTGCCGTGTTGATGTGTATGACATGGGTGGAAAGTCCACTGGCTTATTTTATGAAAGCAAACCGGATTCAGATGCGATACAACTGGATATAAGCAGTCTGCCATCAGGAATTTATTTTATCCGGGTGCAAATTGATCATCAAATTATGGTTAAAAAGGTTATTAAAAAATAA
- a CDS encoding T9SS type A sorting domain-containing protein encodes MKNLYLIFILTFLSGISIQIRSQDNKGDLQLKQSHEHFTGESFLLDENIAYSGIINEQLSPKIASNGNVFLAAWTDFRGQTSQNPDIYATRIDEDGNVLDIGGIPVCTADFQQAIADVVFDGSNFIVIWVDRRNNFQYDIYFARVTPSGEILDPDGIQAASAINMVSYINPAAASGNNMTVIMWCEDMAKGVHAVKCTRIDQNANVLDPEGIIVSDTIDDDTGDMAAAFDGTNFLIVWESGMYSIHDDILGSRLSTDGIVMDQGGFIIANKQGDQWVPDVSFGNGKYLVVWGDDSEDDDGDVFGTIVLPDGTVANTSGFPIANQSEAQQFPAIDFDGTNFIVSFTDLRNGWDTYATCVSPDGTVINPEGYGVGAWENTNARYGDISCGTNYTLAVWENKKYPLEVDVQGGRISIPDYIMPDNEGFNISIGAYAHANPTSAFDGTNYLVVWEDWRTGQIEIWGTRVNTSGVILDPDGIRIGYNDTLKFWNPSVAFNGAEFMVTWNSSTSGGYSAGGRLSRVTSDGEVLDDPCITIYDESDFCWQFNVCSDGEQSLIVWYEYTSNAYDIFGLLVDQNATFGEIFTLCSANGDQDFPRIAFNGTNYLVIWEDYRNSTHDIYGTLISTDGTILNPDGIQLTNGQNSASNPVVCSNGNNFMVSWQAGSISKESIYGSIVANDGSIIINSQTYFPASTYEHAQKPSVAFDGNDYLLCWQLYSNSHPDQDIVGVVVGPDGNAGQEFTIDNSEGIQYAPKLCPGNNGQILATYTGFTQEINSQEVNTFRSYGNFIDQLTWLNPSRIMNPEIDIYPNPTYSKFIVYNTQFLSIDKIEILDLYGKVIKVEKLQNESNEKINIDISSLTAGVYFVRLISNNQVIAKKIIKL; translated from the coding sequence ATGAAAAACCTTTATCTAATTTTTATTTTAACCTTTTTGTCAGGAATATCAATTCAAATCAGATCCCAGGACAATAAAGGAGATCTTCAGTTAAAGCAATCCCATGAACATTTTACTGGAGAATCATTTTTACTCGACGAAAACATTGCGTATTCCGGTATAATCAATGAACAACTTTCCCCGAAAATTGCTTCAAATGGAAATGTTTTTTTAGCAGCATGGACAGACTTTAGAGGTCAGACAAGTCAAAACCCTGACATCTATGCAACAAGAATCGATGAAGATGGCAATGTGCTTGATATTGGGGGAATACCCGTATGTACCGCTGATTTTCAGCAGGCTATCGCTGACGTTGTATTCGATGGAAGCAATTTCATTGTAATTTGGGTTGACCGCAGAAACAATTTCCAGTATGATATTTATTTCGCCCGTGTAACCCCATCCGGAGAAATTCTAGACCCTGATGGCATCCAGGCTGCCTCCGCAATTAACATGGTTTCCTACATCAACCCGGCTGCAGCCTCAGGGAACAACATGACCGTTATTATGTGGTGTGAAGACATGGCAAAAGGGGTCCATGCCGTTAAATGTACTCGAATTGATCAAAATGCCAATGTTCTTGATCCTGAAGGAATAATTGTATCTGATACGATCGACGATGATACCGGGGATATGGCAGCGGCCTTCGATGGAACCAACTTCCTGATCGTATGGGAATCCGGAATGTATTCAATTCATGATGATATCCTCGGTTCCCGGTTAAGCACAGATGGAATTGTTATGGACCAGGGTGGTTTTATTATTGCCAATAAACAGGGTGACCAATGGGTTCCTGACGTAAGTTTTGGAAACGGAAAATATTTGGTAGTCTGGGGTGATGATTCAGAAGATGATGATGGAGATGTTTTTGGCACCATTGTACTACCCGACGGCACAGTGGCAAATACTTCCGGATTCCCGATAGCTAACCAGTCAGAAGCGCAACAGTTTCCTGCCATAGATTTTGACGGCACAAATTTCATCGTATCGTTTACCGACCTCAGGAATGGATGGGATACCTACGCAACTTGTGTTAGTCCGGATGGAACAGTGATCAACCCAGAAGGCTATGGCGTCGGCGCCTGGGAAAACACGAATGCCAGGTACGGTGATATCTCCTGCGGAACAAATTATACCCTTGCAGTGTGGGAAAATAAAAAATATCCCCTGGAGGTTGATGTTCAGGGCGGCAGAATCAGTATTCCGGATTATATCATGCCCGACAATGAAGGCTTTAATATCAGTATTGGCGCCTATGCACATGCAAATCCAACCTCGGCCTTCGATGGTACAAACTACCTCGTGGTGTGGGAGGACTGGCGCACCGGACAGATAGAAATATGGGGAACAAGAGTGAATACTTCAGGCGTAATTCTCGATCCCGATGGAATCAGGATCGGTTACAACGACACGTTGAAATTCTGGAACCCCTCAGTCGCTTTCAATGGTGCTGAATTTATGGTAACCTGGAATTCCTCAACCAGCGGGGGATATTCAGCAGGTGGCAGATTGTCACGCGTGACCAGTGATGGCGAAGTGCTGGATGACCCATGTATCACTATATACGATGAAAGTGATTTTTGCTGGCAGTTTAATGTCTGCTCCGATGGAGAACAATCTTTAATTGTCTGGTATGAATATACTTCCAATGCCTACGATATATTTGGATTACTAGTAGACCAGAATGCAACATTTGGTGAAATCTTTACGCTTTGCAGTGCAAATGGCGACCAGGATTTCCCAAGAATTGCCTTTAACGGGACAAATTATCTCGTTATATGGGAAGATTACCGCAATAGCACACACGATATTTACGGTACGCTGATCAGTACCGATGGAACAATATTAAATCCGGATGGTATTCAGCTTACAAACGGACAAAATTCAGCAAGCAATCCTGTGGTATGCAGCAATGGAAATAATTTCATGGTTTCCTGGCAAGCCGGCAGCATATCAAAGGAATCAATTTATGGGAGCATTGTAGCAAACGATGGTTCAATAATTATTAATTCTCAAACCTACTTTCCTGCCTCTACCTATGAACATGCCCAAAAACCGTCTGTTGCCTTCGATGGAAATGATTATTTGCTTTGCTGGCAGCTTTATTCCAATTCACATCCTGATCAGGATATTGTAGGGGTTGTTGTTGGCCCGGATGGGAATGCAGGCCAGGAGTTCACTATTGATAACAGCGAAGGTATCCAGTATGCTCCGAAACTTTGTCCGGGGAACAATGGCCAGATCCTGGCAACATACACAGGATTTACACAGGAAATCAACAGCCAGGAAGTAAATACCTTCCGATCCTACGGCAACTTTATTGACCAGTTAACCTGGCTAAATCCATCCAGGATAATGAATCCTGAAATTGATATTTATCCTAATCCCACTTATTCAAAATTTATAGTATACAACACACAATTTTTATCCATTGATAAAATTGAAATTCTTGACTTGTACGGAAAAGTGATTAAGGTTGAAAAACTACAAAATGAAAGTAACGAAAAGATAAATATAGATATAAGTAGTTTAACAGCAGGTGTATATTTCGTCAGGCTAATATCTAATAATCAAGTAATTGCCAAAAAAATAATAAAATTATAA